In the genome of Planctomycetia bacterium, one region contains:
- a CDS encoding aspartate kinase: MALIVQKFGGSSVATKDLIMKAASRAIRAKEAGNQVMVVVSARGDTTDELIELAQEISDASSAREMDMLLATGEQISIALMAMAIQKQGHQVVSLTGPQAGIHTDDTFSKARIRRIDTLRLKTQLDAGNIIIVAGFQGQTDAGEITTLGRGGSDTTAVALAAAMKHDPSAKYVDTQCEIYTDVDGIYTTDPRIIPNARKVPSISYEELLELTSMGAGVMHSRSIEFASKFGVPFQVRNSFSDSPGTWVLPNTDWTRQTPVCGVAIVREEARVRIAGLPDQPGISHRIFSSLASRKIVIDMIAQASGSQGKAEIGFTLLKGDMQAALDILRPITDELKAIITHVDSVSKVSIVGAGMRTHTGVAASMFNALAEAKVNINLITTSEIKITVLVDRRDGVRALKAVHEAFGLHILKLPAGQINPSNSSSDQTRTAESHLVGQQIVSNLENMESIVVTDVVKDTTQGRITILDFPDVPGNCAKVFSSIALAGVNVDLIVQSSDDNGISELAFTVPRNDLQRALEQTQLTFPNISPQCRALADAEITKLTIYGVGIRSQTAVVQKMFGALAERGINIDMISTSEICVSVVVHERHAEIALSALKQVFGIK; the protein is encoded by the coding sequence GTGGCCTTGATTGTACAGAAATTCGGTGGCAGCAGTGTTGCGACCAAAGACCTGATTATGAAGGCGGCTAGCAGAGCCATCCGGGCTAAGGAAGCAGGCAACCAGGTGATGGTGGTAGTGAGTGCCCGGGGAGATACTACAGACGAATTGATTGAATTAGCTCAGGAAATTTCTGATGCTAGCTCTGCACGCGAGATGGATATGCTGCTGGCAACCGGGGAGCAGATCTCAATTGCATTAATGGCCATGGCTATTCAAAAACAAGGACATCAAGTTGTCAGCTTAACAGGTCCCCAGGCTGGCATTCATACAGACGACACATTTTCCAAGGCACGTATTCGGCGGATTGACACTCTACGATTGAAAACTCAGCTTGATGCAGGCAACATCATTATTGTAGCCGGTTTCCAGGGGCAGACGGATGCAGGAGAAATCACCACGTTGGGGCGAGGCGGCTCGGATACTACCGCAGTAGCTTTGGCTGCTGCCATGAAACATGATCCTTCAGCCAAGTATGTCGATACGCAATGTGAAATCTATACTGATGTGGATGGAATCTACACAACAGATCCTCGCATTATCCCCAATGCTCGCAAGGTGCCCAGCATCAGTTACGAAGAATTGCTGGAACTGACCAGCATGGGTGCTGGAGTCATGCATTCCCGCAGTATCGAATTTGCGAGCAAATTTGGTGTGCCATTTCAAGTCCGCAACAGTTTCAGTGATTCTCCAGGTACATGGGTACTGCCAAACACAGACTGGACCCGGCAAACACCAGTCTGTGGTGTAGCCATCGTTCGTGAAGAGGCTCGCGTGCGGATTGCAGGGCTTCCGGATCAGCCCGGCATCAGCCATCGCATCTTTAGTTCGCTGGCCAGCCGAAAAATTGTCATAGACATGATCGCGCAGGCGTCGGGATCACAAGGTAAGGCAGAAATCGGTTTTACCCTGCTCAAAGGTGATATGCAGGCAGCATTAGATATTCTGCGACCGATCACCGATGAGTTAAAAGCTATCATTACTCATGTGGATTCTGTCAGTAAAGTGTCAATTGTTGGTGCTGGCATGCGTACACATACCGGCGTCGCTGCCAGCATGTTCAACGCTCTTGCAGAAGCCAAGGTAAATATCAATCTCATTACTACCAGCGAAATCAAGATCACTGTTCTGGTTGATCGAAGGGATGGTGTTCGCGCGTTGAAAGCGGTGCATGAGGCATTTGGGTTGCACATTCTGAAACTACCAGCCGGTCAGATTAATCCCAGCAATTCGTCCAGCGATCAAACCAGAACTGCTGAAAGTCATCTGGTAGGGCAGCAGATAGTCTCCAATTTGGAGAATATGGAATCAATCGTAGTAACCGATGTAGTGAAAGACACGACACAGGGGCGCATCACGATACTCGATTTTCCCGATGTACCAGGGAACTGTGCAAAAGTGTTCTCATCAATAGCCTTGGCCGGGGTGAATGTGGATTTAATTGTTCAATCCAGCGATGATAATGGAATTTCAGAACTGGCATTTACCGTACCACGGAACGACCTGCAGCGCGCCTTGGAACAAACACAACTGACATTCCCCAATATCAGCCCACAGTGTCGCGCTTTAGCAGATGCAGAAATCACCAAACTGACAATTTATGGAGTAGGTATTCGCTCCCAGACAGCAGTCGTTCAAAAAATGTTTGGAGCACTGGCGGAACGAGGCATCAACATTGACATGATTTCAACCAGTGAAATATGCGTCAGCGTCGTGGTGCATGAACGGCATGCTGAAATTGCGCTTTCTGCACTAAAGCAGGTATTTGGTATCAAATAA
- a CDS encoding sugar kinase translates to MSSVLVIGTVALDTILTPTGEAPMVLGGSATYFSWAASYFSKVHLVGIVGDDFPQQHQDMFINRGIDTTGLMVKPGGKTMFWRGRYFDDMNQRETLEFSPNVLTEFDPQLPAIYRKIPYVFLANTHPKLQMQVLEQVETPELVVADTMDHWINNTREDLLQLLPKLDGLVLNDGEAKLLTGEQNLIRAGEKVREMGPSFVIVKKGEHGSYLVTKDGPFLLPGYPTKTVLDPTGAGDSFAGGLMGYLASDTSRAPGSLRRAIAYGSIVASLTVEGFGLNRLKEATRYDINHRLEEYRAMLAF, encoded by the coding sequence ATGTCTTCAGTTCTGGTGATTGGAACAGTCGCGCTGGATACCATTCTGACCCCAACCGGTGAGGCTCCCATGGTGCTGGGTGGCTCCGCAACTTATTTCTCTTGGGCTGCCAGCTATTTCAGTAAAGTGCATCTCGTCGGAATCGTCGGCGATGATTTCCCGCAACAGCATCAAGATATGTTTATCAACCGTGGGATTGATACAACTGGGCTGATGGTGAAGCCTGGTGGGAAAACCATGTTCTGGCGAGGTCGATACTTTGACGATATGAATCAGCGTGAGACCTTGGAGTTCTCGCCCAACGTTCTCACGGAGTTTGATCCGCAACTTCCTGCCATTTATCGAAAAATACCTTATGTATTTCTCGCAAATACCCATCCCAAACTGCAGATGCAGGTATTGGAACAAGTGGAAACGCCAGAACTGGTGGTAGCTGACACGATGGATCATTGGATCAACAACACACGTGAAGATCTACTACAATTGTTACCCAAACTGGATGGATTGGTTTTGAATGATGGCGAAGCCAAACTGCTCACAGGCGAACAGAATCTGATTCGCGCTGGAGAAAAGGTCCGTGAAATGGGCCCCAGTTTTGTAATCGTTAAAAAGGGCGAGCATGGCTCTTATCTGGTAACAAAAGATGGCCCCTTCCTGCTGCCAGGCTACCCGACGAAAACGGTTCTCGATCCCACCGGTGCAGGGGATAGTTTCGCGGGCGGCCTGATGGGATACCTGGCATCTGATACCAGCCGAGCACCTGGTTCATTGCGACGAGCTATTGCCTATGGTTCCATTGTCGCCAGCCTGACAGTAGAAGGATTCGGCCTTAATCGTTTAAAAGAGGCTACTCGTTACGACATCAATCATCGACTTGAAGAATATCGTGCAATGCTCGCCTTTTGA
- a CDS encoding GNAT family N-acetyltransferase, which produces MKYLISNEIHQMAGVAVLETDETNGVLRYLGIVPECRKQGLATQALQILIEQLKSLSCETVEVRMDARNLPACRLYNRTGFVHLDDEELLIAT; this is translated from the coding sequence ATGAAGTATCTGATCTCCAATGAAATTCATCAAATGGCTGGTGTTGCAGTGCTGGAAACAGATGAAACTAACGGAGTGTTGAGATATCTGGGTATCGTCCCTGAATGCAGAAAACAGGGTTTAGCAACTCAAGCTTTGCAGATATTGATAGAACAGTTGAAATCGCTTTCTTGTGAGACGGTAGAAGTCAGGATGGATGCCAGGAACTTGCCCGCCTGTAGGCTGTATAACCGAACTGGGTTTGTTCATCTGGATGATGAAGAGTTGTTGATCGCAACTTGA
- a CDS encoding putative hydro-lyase yields the protein MQPLSPHSTAEEVRLASRSGQWTKPTSGLAMGFVQANLVVLPKEYAFDFLLFCLRNPQACPLLSVVEAGQVEPIDIAPGADLRTDLPRYAVYQDGVLFDQPTDIQAFWRNDLVSFLLGCSFSFESVMIEENLPLRHLEQNVNVPMYRTNQKNRAAGIFEGELVVSMRPLKPELINLASHLSGRMPLAHGAPVFAGDPAELGIRDINKPDFGDPVTIHEGEIPVFWACGVTPQAAIMAARPTLALTHCPGHMFLTDMRDHDIIHSS from the coding sequence ATGCAACCACTTTCACCACATTCAACTGCTGAAGAAGTACGCTTGGCCAGCCGATCAGGCCAGTGGACCAAGCCGACTTCAGGGCTTGCTATGGGATTTGTGCAAGCCAACCTTGTCGTTCTTCCGAAAGAATATGCATTTGATTTTCTTCTGTTTTGCTTACGCAATCCGCAGGCATGTCCACTACTAAGCGTGGTGGAAGCGGGACAGGTGGAACCAATCGATATAGCGCCGGGTGCCGATTTACGAACCGATCTTCCTCGCTATGCTGTGTACCAGGATGGTGTGCTGTTTGATCAACCAACTGATATCCAGGCGTTTTGGAGAAACGACCTGGTGAGTTTCCTACTGGGTTGCTCCTTTTCTTTTGAATCGGTAATGATCGAAGAGAATCTGCCACTGCGACATCTGGAACAGAATGTCAACGTGCCGATGTATCGCACCAATCAAAAGAACCGGGCAGCAGGCATTTTCGAAGGCGAACTGGTTGTTTCGATGCGTCCACTCAAACCCGAACTGATCAATCTGGCATCACACTTGTCTGGCAGAATGCCACTGGCCCATGGCGCACCAGTCTTTGCGGGCGATCCGGCAGAACTGGGTATTCGTGATATCAACAAGCCAGACTTTGGTGATCCAGTCACGATTCACGAAGGCGAAATACCCGTGTTCTGGGCTTGTGGCGTAACACCCCAAGCAGCCATCATGGCTGCCCGACCTACTCTGGCATTAACTCATTGTCCAGGACATATGTTTTTGACAGATATGCGCGACCACGACATTATTCACTCATCATAA